In the Novosphingobium sp. 9 genome, one interval contains:
- a CDS encoding MAPEG family protein, translating to MILQTTLCLAAAAAVINLWLIARTIQMRFALKALSGDGGDARLAQRMRAQANFVENAPFALILCALIDLSGKGGVWLAPVGAIFMIARVLHAFGMDRPAPNPLRAGGMFLTLLSLAGLAIAAVLIAVGVL from the coding sequence ATGATCCTGCAGACAACCCTTTGCCTCGCGGCGGCCGCCGCCGTCATCAACCTGTGGCTGATTGCCCGCACCATCCAGATGCGCTTTGCCCTCAAGGCATTGAGCGGAGATGGCGGTGACGCGCGCCTAGCCCAGCGGATGCGCGCGCAGGCCAACTTCGTCGAAAATGCGCCTTTCGCGTTGATCCTGTGCGCACTGATCGACCTCAGCGGCAAGGGCGGCGTATGGCTGGCTCCTGTCGGCGCGATCTTCATGATCGCGCGCGTGCTTCACGCCTTCGGCATGGACCGCCCTGCGCCCAATCCGCTGCGCGCCGGCGGCATGTTCCTGACCCTGCTGAGCCTCGCAGGCCTCGCCATCGCTGCGGTGCTGATCGCAGTCGGCGTTCTTTAA
- a CDS encoding beta-ketoacyl-ACP synthase III, whose translation MRRSVLLGTGSALPRTVVTNADLAERVDTSDEWIVERTGIRQRYIAEADETTSSLATAAARAALDAAGIAAETIDLIVLATATPDQTFPATATRVQADLGCRGGMAFDVAAVCSGFLYALGTADSMLRSGMAKRALVIGAETFSRILDWEDRATCVLFGDGAGAIVLEAQEQPEDEASPRGILATRLHADGEHNSLLYVDGGPSTTGTVGKLRMKGREVFRHAVVNLAEVLQEVLEETGLTSDDIDWLVPHQANARILDATARKLNMPVEKVVVTVSEHANTSAASVPLALDRAVRDGRIVPGNLVMLEAMGGGFTWGASLIRI comes from the coding sequence ATGCGTCGTTCCGTACTGCTGGGCACCGGCTCTGCGCTCCCGCGCACGGTCGTCACCAATGCCGATCTTGCCGAGCGTGTCGATACCAGTGACGAGTGGATCGTCGAGCGTACCGGGATTCGCCAGCGCTACATCGCTGAGGCGGATGAAACCACATCGTCGCTTGCCACGGCAGCGGCGCGTGCAGCTCTAGATGCCGCTGGAATCGCAGCAGAAACCATCGATCTGATCGTGCTGGCGACAGCCACGCCCGACCAGACCTTCCCGGCGACGGCAACCCGCGTACAGGCCGATCTCGGTTGTCGTGGCGGCATGGCATTCGATGTCGCCGCCGTATGCTCGGGCTTCCTCTATGCGCTGGGTACGGCGGATTCGATGCTGCGCTCCGGCATGGCCAAGCGCGCGCTGGTGATCGGGGCAGAAACGTTCAGTCGTATCCTCGACTGGGAAGATCGCGCGACTTGCGTGCTCTTCGGCGACGGCGCCGGTGCGATCGTGCTCGAAGCACAGGAACAGCCGGAAGACGAGGCTTCGCCGCGCGGTATCCTTGCCACGCGACTGCATGCCGATGGTGAGCACAACTCGCTGCTCTACGTCGATGGCGGTCCTTCGACGACCGGGACGGTCGGCAAGCTGCGCATGAAGGGGCGCGAGGTATTTCGCCACGCAGTCGTGAACCTGGCCGAGGTTCTTCAGGAAGTACTTGAAGAGACCGGCCTGACCAGCGACGACATCGACTGGCTGGTGCCGCATCAGGCGAATGCTCGCATTCTCGATGCCACCGCGCGCAAGCTGAACATGCCGGTCGAAAAGGTCGTCGTAACCGTTTCCGAACATGCGAATACGTCGGCGGCGTCGGTGCCGCTGGCGCTGGACCGGGCAGTTCGCGACGGGCGAATCGTCCCCGGAAACCTCGTCATGCTCGAAGCCATGGGCGGCGGCTTCACCTGGGGCGCCAGCTTGATCCGTATCTGA
- a CDS encoding MBL fold metallo-hydrolase: protein MSKNEAPMRVALIPVTPLQQNCSLVWCTRTMRAALIDPGGDLDKLKQALTKAGVTLEKILVTHGHVDHCGMAGVLAKELGVPIEGPHEEDMFWIAQLGEAGQRWNIEGHVFAPDRWLENGDKVTVGELELDVYHCPGHTPGHVVFHHAPSRFAIVGDVLFKGSIGRTDFPRGNFDDLVESITGRLWPLGNDVTFVPGHGPVSTFGDERRTNPYVGDAALDR, encoded by the coding sequence ATGAGCAAGAATGAAGCGCCTATGCGTGTCGCCCTTATTCCGGTTACGCCGCTCCAGCAGAATTGTTCGCTCGTATGGTGTACCCGTACGATGCGAGCCGCGCTGATCGATCCGGGTGGCGATCTCGACAAGCTGAAGCAGGCGCTGACGAAGGCGGGCGTGACGTTGGAGAAGATCCTTGTCACCCATGGGCATGTTGATCATTGCGGCATGGCGGGCGTGCTGGCCAAGGAACTGGGCGTGCCGATCGAAGGGCCGCACGAAGAGGACATGTTCTGGATCGCCCAGCTCGGCGAAGCGGGGCAACGCTGGAATATCGAGGGGCACGTCTTCGCGCCGGATCGCTGGCTGGAGAACGGAGACAAGGTGACGGTCGGTGAGCTGGAACTCGACGTCTACCACTGTCCGGGGCACACGCCGGGCCACGTGGTGTTCCACCATGCCCCCAGCCGCTTTGCGATCGTCGGCGACGTCCTGTTCAAGGGCTCGATCGGGCGGACGGACTTCCCGCGCGGCAATTTCGACGATCTGGTCGAATCGATCACCGGTCGGCTCTGGCCGCTGGGGAATGACGTGACTTTTGTGCCCGGCCACGGCCCTGTCAGCACGTTCGGGGATGAGCGTCGGACCAATCCCTATGTCGGAGATGCAGCGCTGGATCGTTAG
- the rpmF gene encoding 50S ribosomal protein L32 → MAVPKRKTTPSRRGMRRSHDALTVAAFHECPNCGELKRPHNLCDACGHYNGREIVAVEV, encoded by the coding sequence ATGGCTGTCCCTAAAAGAAAAACGACCCCGTCCCGCCGGGGCATGCGCCGTAGCCACGATGCGCTGACGGTTGCAGCATTCCATGAATGCCCGAACTGCGGTGAACTCAAGCGTCCGCACAACCTGTGCGATGCCTGCGGTCACTACAACGGTCGCGAAATCGTCGCGGTCGAAGTCTAA
- the plsX gene encoding phosphate acyltransferase PlsX, whose amino-acid sequence MSLPRIAVDAMGGDEGVRVMVEGAALARRRHDKFKFLLVGDEVRIKAALENHPNLRASSEILHTDGVISGEDKPSQALRRAKGTSMGRAIEAVKAGDAGAAVSAGNTGALMAIAKLTLRTMPGIDRPALAALLPTLGDNDVIMLDLGANTECDSRNLVQFAVMGAAYARIATGREVPRVRLLNIGTEEIKGTDLLRDAAATLKRAAGDLSISFDGFTEADKICRGNVDVVVTDGFSGNIALKAVEGTARFVADLLRRGFSSSLRSKIGFLISRPATELLKHHLDPNNHNGAVFLGLNGIVVKSHGGASAAGVANAVAVTAKLLEENVTERISADLARVGEDSLRRSPLAEERA is encoded by the coding sequence ATGAGTCTGCCGCGTATCGCTGTTGATGCGATGGGCGGCGACGAGGGTGTGCGCGTCATGGTCGAAGGCGCGGCGCTCGCCCGTCGACGCCATGACAAGTTCAAGTTCCTGCTGGTCGGGGATGAAGTGCGGATCAAGGCCGCGCTTGAGAACCACCCGAATCTCAGGGCATCCTCCGAAATCCTCCATACCGATGGAGTGATCTCCGGAGAGGATAAACCCAGCCAGGCGTTGCGCCGGGCCAAGGGAACCTCGATGGGGCGTGCGATCGAAGCGGTGAAGGCGGGTGACGCCGGAGCTGCTGTCAGTGCCGGTAATACCGGTGCGCTGATGGCGATCGCCAAGCTGACTCTTCGCACGATGCCAGGCATCGATCGACCGGCCTTGGCGGCTTTGCTGCCGACGCTGGGCGACAATGACGTCATAATGCTCGATCTCGGTGCCAATACCGAGTGCGACAGCCGCAATCTCGTGCAGTTCGCCGTGATGGGTGCCGCGTATGCGCGCATCGCCACGGGGCGCGAGGTGCCGCGCGTGCGGTTGCTCAATATCGGCACGGAAGAGATCAAGGGCACCGACCTGCTGCGTGATGCAGCGGCCACGCTCAAGCGGGCGGCCGGTGATCTCTCGATCAGCTTCGACGGCTTTACCGAGGCGGACAAGATCTGTCGCGGCAACGTCGACGTCGTGGTGACGGATGGCTTTTCGGGCAATATCGCCCTGAAGGCGGTCGAAGGCACCGCGCGTTTCGTCGCAGACCTGCTGCGGCGGGGCTTTTCCAGTTCGCTGCGCTCGAAGATCGGGTTTCTGATCTCGCGGCCTGCCACCGAACTGCTCAAGCACCATCTCGATCCCAACAATCACAACGGCGCAGTCTTCCTGGGCCTGAACGGCATTGTCGTGAAAAGCCATGGCGGCGCCAGCGCTGCCGGTGTCGCGAATGCCGTGGCGGTGACCGCGAAGCTTCTGGAGGAAAACGTGACCGAGCGCATTTCGGCGGACCTGGCCCGCGTCGGGGAAGATTCCCTGCGTCGCAGTCCTCTGGCCGAAGAGCGCGCGTGA
- a CDS encoding lysine--tRNA ligase produces MSQIDALSAATDDATLCEAARVSKAWPFQEAQKLLKRYPQGKTGPDGTPAPVLFETGYGPSGLPHIGTFQEVLRTTLVRRAYEALTGGAPTRLVAFSDDMDGLRKVPDNIPNAEVLAANLGKPLSRIPDPFGTHESFAHHNNAMLREFLDRFGFDYEFVSASDRYNSGEFDAALTRVLECNQGILDIMLPTLREERRRTYSPILPVSPSTGVVLQVPVEVLDPATGMVRFTDEDGTVVEQSVFGGKAKLQWKVDWAMRWYALGVDYEMCGKDLTDSVTQSGKIVQVLGGRKPEGLIYELFLDENGEKISKSKGNGLTIDQWLTYGTEESLGFYLFREPKSAKQLHVGVIPKAVDEYWQFRGNLAGQALDKQLGNPVWHLLRANGGAEGGSVVGAGDTVPVTFALLLNLVGVLGAEATAEQVWSYLGNYVADAKPEAHPALGEMVRAALATNRDYIAPTLQRRAPSESEAAALRTLDAKLEEAGADATAEDLQNIVYEIGKDEAYGFETLRDWFKALYETLLGSSQGPRMGSFIALYGVPETRKLIAEALAA; encoded by the coding sequence ATGAGCCAGATTGACGCCCTTTCCGCCGCAACCGATGACGCAACTCTTTGCGAGGCCGCCCGTGTCTCGAAGGCATGGCCGTTCCAGGAAGCGCAGAAACTGCTCAAACGCTATCCTCAGGGCAAGACCGGGCCGGACGGAACGCCCGCCCCGGTGCTGTTCGAGACCGGCTATGGTCCTTCGGGCCTGCCGCATATCGGCACCTTCCAGGAAGTGTTGCGCACCACGCTGGTCCGCCGCGCCTACGAGGCGCTGACGGGCGGCGCGCCCACGCGCCTCGTCGCCTTCTCGGACGACATGGACGGCCTTCGAAAGGTGCCGGACAATATCCCGAACGCCGAGGTTCTCGCCGCCAATCTTGGCAAGCCGCTCAGCCGCATTCCCGATCCGTTCGGGACTCACGAGAGCTTTGCCCATCACAACAACGCGATGCTGCGCGAATTCCTCGACCGCTTCGGCTTCGACTACGAGTTCGTCTCGGCGAGCGACCGCTACAACTCGGGTGAGTTCGACGCCGCGCTGACCCGCGTGCTCGAATGCAACCAGGGCATCCTCGACATCATGCTGCCGACGCTGCGCGAGGAGCGCCGCCGCACCTATTCGCCGATCCTGCCGGTCTCGCCGAGCACGGGCGTCGTGCTGCAGGTGCCGGTCGAAGTGCTCGACCCGGCCACGGGCATGGTGCGTTTCACCGACGAGGACGGCACTGTCGTCGAGCAGTCGGTGTTCGGCGGCAAGGCCAAGCTGCAGTGGAAGGTCGACTGGGCGATGCGCTGGTATGCGCTGGGCGTCGATTACGAGATGTGCGGCAAGGACCTGACCGATTCGGTCACGCAGTCGGGCAAGATCGTGCAGGTGCTGGGCGGTCGCAAGCCGGAGGGGCTGATCTACGAGCTGTTCCTCGACGAGAACGGCGAGAAGATCTCCAAGTCCAAGGGCAATGGCCTGACCATCGACCAGTGGCTGACCTACGGCACCGAGGAAAGCCTCGGCTTCTACCTGTTCCGCGAGCCCAAGAGCGCCAAGCAGCTGCATGTCGGCGTGATCCCCAAGGCGGTGGACGAGTACTGGCAGTTCCGTGGCAATCTGGCCGGGCAGGCGCTCGACAAGCAGCTGGGCAACCCGGTGTGGCACTTGCTGCGCGCTAACGGCGGTGCGGAAGGCGGCAGTGTCGTCGGAGCGGGCGATACCGTGCCGGTGACCTTCGCGCTGCTGCTGAACCTTGTGGGCGTCCTCGGTGCCGAAGCGACGGCGGAGCAGGTGTGGTCGTACCTCGGCAACTATGTGGCCGATGCCAAGCCCGAGGCGCATCCGGCGCTCGGCGAAATGGTCCGCGCCGCGCTCGCCACCAACCGCGATTACATCGCGCCGACGCTCCAGCGCCGCGCGCCGAGCGAGAGCGAAGCCGCCGCGTTGCGCACGCTCGATGCGAAGCTGGAAGAGGCAGGTGCGGATGCAACTGCCGAAGACCTCCAGAACATCGTTTACGAGATCGGCAAGGACGAGGCCTATGGCTTCGAGACCCTGCGCGACTGGTTCAAGGCGCTTTACGAGACGCTGCTCGGCTCCTCGCAGGGGCCGCGCATGGGCAGCTTCATTGCGCTGTACGGTGTGCCGGAAACGCGCAAGCTGATCGCCGAAGCGCTGGCAGCCTGA
- a CDS encoding PadR family transcriptional regulator: MRNTFFGGRGEDRGFDEAGFGGDFGRGRRCGRHGRRGGRGSSEDFGVDGDDLRGAMRARMMAVMAGGRDFGGRGFEAMGREFLRRASVRGFGGGFGGMGGGFGGGGFPGGFGGFGDDGRDGRGGGRGAGRGGRRRRLFDQAELQSLLLSLIAQGPRHGYELIREIEALSGGEYAPSPGVVYPALTYMEESGLIAQVQGEGARKAFDVTDEGRAQVMTDEKKAAELRARLESMASVRAQVDPAPVRRAIHGLRSAVIERLSKGEPDRETILQIAEAIDEVTRRIERLDV, from the coding sequence ATGCGTAATACATTTTTTGGTGGCCGCGGGGAAGATCGCGGCTTTGACGAGGCAGGCTTCGGCGGCGATTTCGGTCGAGGGCGTCGCTGTGGCCGTCATGGGCGCCGGGGCGGTCGCGGTTCGAGCGAGGACTTTGGTGTGGACGGCGACGATCTGCGCGGCGCGATGCGGGCGCGGATGATGGCGGTTATGGCTGGCGGTCGGGACTTCGGCGGGCGCGGTTTCGAGGCGATGGGGCGTGAGTTCCTGCGCCGCGCGTCCGTTCGTGGCTTCGGCGGCGGTTTCGGCGGCATGGGCGGCGGCTTTGGCGGCGGCGGTTTTCCGGGCGGCTTCGGTGGTTTCGGCGATGACGGTCGCGATGGTCGGGGCGGTGGTCGCGGTGCCGGTCGTGGTGGGCGCCGTCGGCGTCTGTTCGATCAGGCCGAACTGCAATCGCTGCTGCTCTCGCTGATCGCGCAGGGGCCGCGCCACGGCTATGAACTGATCCGCGAGATCGAGGCGCTTTCCGGCGGCGAATACGCGCCTTCGCCGGGCGTGGTCTATCCCGCGCTCACCTATATGGAAGAGTCCGGGTTGATCGCACAGGTGCAGGGTGAGGGCGCGCGCAAGGCGTTCGACGTCACCGACGAAGGCCGCGCGCAGGTGATGACCGACGAGAAGAAGGCCGCTGAACTGCGCGCCCGGCTTGAAAGCATGGCGAGCGTGCGCGCGCAGGTCGATCCCGCGCCGGTGCGCCGCGCCATCCACGGCCTGCGCAGCGCGGTGATCGAGCGCCTCTCCAAGGGCGAGCCCGACCGCGAGACCATCCTCCAGATCGCCGAGGCGATCGACGAGGTGACGCGCCGGATCGAACGTCTCGACGTCTGA
- a CDS encoding MerR family transcriptional regulator yields the protein MQFNDEKEPGALRTIGEVAQALGLKPHVLRYWEEQFPSLQPVKRSGGRRYYRPEDMVLILRISDLVHRKGYTLRGARIEIESGAETGLEGGKASLEGGETPEGLSTPSARDDVRPRLAAIHARLKQALEDDLSA from the coding sequence TTGCAGTTTAACGACGAAAAAGAGCCTGGCGCGCTGCGCACGATCGGGGAGGTCGCGCAGGCGCTGGGGCTGAAGCCGCATGTCCTGCGCTATTGGGAAGAGCAGTTTCCCAGCCTGCAGCCGGTCAAGCGCAGCGGCGGGCGGCGCTATTATCGCCCTGAAGACATGGTGCTTATCCTGCGGATCAGCGACCTCGTACACCGCAAGGGCTACACCTTGCGCGGCGCGAGGATCGAGATCGAAAGCGGGGCTGAGACGGGTCTAGAGGGGGGTAAGGCGAGTCTGGAAGGGGGCGAGACGCCTGAAGGCCTGTCTACACCGTCAGCGCGCGATGACGTTCGCCCTCGACTGGCGGCGATCCATGCGCGCCTGAAGCAGGCCCTCGAAGACGATCTTTCCGCCTGA
- a CDS encoding SixA phosphatase family protein, whose protein sequence is MKTLGLFRHAKSDWHDARLRDFDRPLNKRGRIGAEVMGRHIRQHGLDTGIKWNRVLASPAVRVTQTIDIAAEAAGFTPPVKWDRRIYLASSPTLMEVLREQDDHAASALMIGHNPGLEDLIFDLVPDDGSSPLRDVVEEKFPTAAFAVIELDIETWSDIDDNCGRLTHLIRPRDLDPALGPQAEF, encoded by the coding sequence ATGAAAACCCTCGGCCTGTTCCGCCACGCGAAATCGGACTGGCACGATGCGCGCCTGCGCGATTTCGACCGCCCGCTGAACAAGCGCGGGCGGATCGGCGCGGAAGTCATGGGGCGGCATATCCGCCAGCACGGGCTCGACACCGGCATCAAGTGGAACCGCGTGCTCGCGAGCCCGGCGGTACGCGTCACGCAAACCATCGACATCGCCGCCGAGGCTGCGGGCTTCACCCCGCCGGTGAAGTGGGACCGGCGCATCTACCTCGCCAGCTCCCCAACGCTGATGGAAGTGCTGCGCGAGCAGGACGATCACGCCGCCTCGGCACTCATGATCGGGCACAATCCCGGCCTCGAAGACCTGATCTTCGATCTGGTGCCCGACGACGGCTCCAGCCCCTTGCGCGATGTGGTCGAGGAGAAATTCCCGACCGCCGCCTTCGCGGTGATCGAACTCGATATCGAAACATGGTCCGATATCGACGACAATTGCGGACGGCTGACCCATCTGATCCGCCCGCGCGATCTCGACCCCGCCCTCGGACCGCAGGCCGAGTTCTGA
- a CDS encoding integration host factor subunit alpha, with protein sequence MRATETLTRAEIAEAIHRKLGLSRAESLTMVESILQHMSEALAEGENVKISGFGTFLLRDKGERVGRNPKTGVEVPITPRRVMTFRASQMLKDRIVGS encoded by the coding sequence ATGCGCGCGACGGAAACTTTGACGAGAGCCGAAATAGCCGAAGCCATTCACCGGAAACTGGGTCTGTCCCGCGCAGAGTCGCTGACCATGGTGGAGTCCATTCTCCAGCATATGTCGGAAGCTCTGGCCGAGGGCGAGAACGTCAAGATTTCCGGGTTCGGGACTTTCCTCCTGCGCGACAAGGGCGAGCGGGTGGGGCGCAATCCCAAGACCGGGGTCGAGGTTCCGATCACGCCGCGGCGTGTGATGACCTTCCGGGCGAGCCAGATGCTGAAGGACCGGATTGTCGGTTCCTGA
- a CDS encoding helix-turn-helix transcriptional regulator, translated as MDIDKARSRLLELASEQGVSLSALSQMLGRNASYLQQFVRKGSPRKLEEHDRGRLARFFGVDEAELRSSKDKSSVRAVSSATWVDMPRLAVGASAGAGALVDEEAAVGILRFSGRWLREMGLRSDRLSVIVVDGDSMEPTLRNGDELLVDTSPGRPGDGIWVVRLGDTVLVKRLEIVRPGVITLLSDNQAYRPVECLAGDVAIIGRVVWKGGRL; from the coding sequence ATGGATATCGACAAGGCCCGGTCCCGGTTGTTGGAGTTGGCGTCTGAGCAAGGCGTGAGTTTGTCTGCGCTTTCACAAATGCTTGGACGAAACGCCAGCTATCTCCAGCAGTTCGTGCGAAAGGGTTCGCCGCGCAAGTTGGAGGAACATGACCGCGGTCGGCTCGCGAGGTTCTTCGGCGTTGATGAAGCTGAACTGCGTTCGTCGAAGGATAAATCCTCTGTTCGAGCTGTAAGTTCTGCAACCTGGGTCGATATGCCAAGGTTGGCTGTGGGGGCTTCGGCAGGTGCCGGGGCGTTGGTGGACGAAGAGGCTGCGGTCGGCATCCTGCGTTTTTCCGGCAGGTGGCTGCGCGAGATGGGGCTTCGGAGCGATCGCCTGTCGGTCATCGTGGTCGACGGTGATTCGATGGAGCCGACCCTTCGCAATGGCGATGAATTGCTCGTCGATACCTCTCCGGGGCGCCCAGGCGATGGGATATGGGTGGTGCGGCTGGGCGATACTGTGCTGGTGAAGCGGCTGGAGATCGTTCGTCCCGGTGTCATTACCCTTCTCAGCGACAACCAGGCCTATCGCCCCGTAGAATGTCTTGCGGGGGATGTTGCGATAATCGGCAGGGTTGTCTGGAAGGGTGGCCGTTTGTAG
- a CDS encoding ATP-dependent DNA helicase has protein sequence MASLLGSYGPLLVPALHASHAGSWLCDRRGIARSVSKGQAVSAVADTPHLMLNAPLLATRLGYPDLTGLDLLELYAFVHPARFVVPTAHGLATALDLTPPANDAEVPALLQQAAAKLIATCESPPDTPEWPEREGAWTALQSLVRLRWPWASVLTGRIARPQRAERWLFAKLPEWEEAQDVPQPRQVTLDPEEVTQHLTRLTGSGAEQRPGQQAYAREAAEAFAPRTQRGLPRMMLAQAGTGVGKTLGYLAPASLWSALSGGTVWVSTFTKALQRQLQSESRRAWPERRPDGSRPVVVRKGRENYLCLLNLEDALQGGFAGRAAILAQLVARWAAYSRDGDMIGGDLPGWLGTLFRQRGITALTDRRGECVYAGCPHYRKCFIERATRESAQADLVIANHALVMVNAARGRDAAARPTRVVFDEGHHVFDAADSTFAAELTGAEAIELRRWVIGPEKNARGRRRGLSARLADVASYDEAGGKAIAAAVSAAEALPADGFMQRIVEGEPSGPLEQLLAAVRATVYARDESGGQEAGYGLETEAAGLDGDLIERAAEAGLALAELRAPLMRLSSRLEALLEDGPDWLDGQGRARIEGARFSLGWRVDLISAWEALLARLGGVADPDYVDWLALSRSEAREYDVGLHRHWLDPMKPFAQVVLEPAHGVLMTSATLKDGEDWTRAVARSGAPHIDLAPRFGEHPSPFDYAAQAEVLIVTDVPRGDIAALAGAYGKLIEASGGGVLGLFTAIRRLRAVYARVADRLARGGLPLYAQHVDPIDTGTLVDIFRDDPAASLLGTDALRDGVDVPGESLRLVVMEQVPWSRPTILHRARKLAAQDQPGGGSAYEDSLIRARLAQAFGRLIRSKGDKGRFVVLSSAFPSRLLSAFPEGTPVHRVTLDQALQRIGGRASAAGPDANAGTGEVADAATPPSIQDRFF, from the coding sequence ATGGCCTCCCTATTAGGGTCATATGGACCCCTGCTCGTGCCTGCCCTTCATGCCAGCCACGCCGGATCGTGGCTGTGCGACCGGCGCGGGATCGCGCGCAGCGTCTCGAAGGGGCAGGCGGTTTCGGCCGTGGCGGACACCCCGCACCTGATGCTCAACGCGCCGCTGCTGGCAACGCGCCTCGGCTATCCCGACCTGACCGGGCTGGACCTGCTGGAGCTTTACGCCTTCGTTCACCCGGCGCGCTTCGTGGTGCCGACCGCGCACGGCCTTGCCACCGCGCTCGACCTGACGCCGCCCGCCAACGATGCCGAAGTCCCCGCGCTGCTCCAGCAGGCCGCCGCGAAACTGATCGCCACGTGCGAGAGCCCGCCCGACACGCCTGAGTGGCCTGAGCGCGAAGGCGCCTGGACCGCGCTGCAATCGCTGGTGCGCCTGCGCTGGCCCTGGGCCTCGGTACTGACGGGCCGCATCGCCCGTCCGCAACGCGCCGAGCGCTGGCTCTTCGCCAAGCTGCCTGAATGGGAAGAGGCGCAGGACGTGCCCCAGCCCCGGCAGGTCACGCTCGATCCCGAAGAGGTCACGCAACACCTCACCCGATTGACCGGCAGCGGCGCCGAACAGCGCCCTGGCCAGCAGGCCTATGCGCGCGAGGCTGCCGAGGCTTTCGCCCCCCGCACCCAGCGCGGGTTGCCGCGCATGATGCTGGCGCAGGCGGGCACCGGCGTCGGCAAGACGCTGGGCTATCTCGCGCCCGCCTCGCTATGGAGCGCGCTGTCGGGCGGCACGGTCTGGGTCTCGACTTTCACCAAGGCGCTGCAACGCCAGTTGCAGAGCGAGAGCCGCCGCGCCTGGCCCGAGCGTCGCCCCGATGGATCGCGCCCGGTCGTCGTGCGCAAGGGGCGCGAGAACTACCTTTGCCTGCTCAATCTGGAGGACGCGCTGCAAGGCGGCTTTGCAGGCCGCGCCGCGATCCTGGCGCAGCTGGTCGCGCGCTGGGCGGCCTATAGCCGCGATGGCGACATGATCGGCGGCGATCTGCCCGGCTGGCTGGGAACGCTGTTCCGCCAGCGCGGCATCACCGCCCTCACCGACCGGCGCGGCGAATGCGTCTATGCCGGGTGTCCGCATTACCGCAAATGCTTCATCGAGCGCGCGACGCGTGAAAGCGCGCAGGCCGATCTCGTCATCGCCAACCACGCGCTCGTCATGGTCAACGCCGCACGCGGACGCGATGCCGCCGCGCGCCCGACCCGCGTGGTGTTCGACGAAGGCCACCATGTCTTCGATGCCGCCGATTCGACCTTCGCCGCCGAACTGACCGGGGCCGAGGCCATCGAACTGCGCCGCTGGGTGATTGGCCCGGAAAAGAACGCGCGCGGGCGCCGTCGCGGCCTTTCCGCCCGTCTTGCCGACGTGGCGAGCTATGACGAGGCGGGCGGCAAGGCCATCGCTGCCGCCGTCTCTGCCGCCGAGGCGCTGCCTGCCGACGGCTTCATGCAGCGCATCGTCGAGGGGGAACCGTCCGGCCCGCTGGAACAGTTGCTCGCCGCCGTGCGCGCCACCGTCTACGCGCGCGACGAAAGCGGCGGACAGGAAGCGGGCTATGGCCTCGAAACCGAAGCGGCAGGGCTCGACGGCGATCTGATCGAGCGCGCCGCCGAGGCCGGTCTTGCGCTCGCCGAACTGCGCGCGCCGCTGATGCGCCTGTCCTCACGCCTCGAAGCGCTGCTGGAAGACGGGCCGGACTGGCTCGACGGACAGGGCCGCGCGCGGATCGAAGGCGCGCGCTTTTCGCTCGGCTGGCGTGTCGATCTGATTTCGGCCTGGGAAGCGCTGCTCGCGCGCCTCGGCGGGGTTGCCGATCCTGATTATGTGGACTGGCTGGCGCTCTCCCGCTCCGAAGCGCGCGAATACGATGTCGGCCTGCACCGCCACTGGCTCGACCCGATGAAGCCTTTCGCACAGGTCGTGCTCGAACCCGCACACGGCGTGCTGATGACCTCGGCCACGCTCAAGGATGGCGAGGACTGGACCCGCGCGGTCGCGCGTTCCGGCGCACCGCATATCGATCTCGCCCCGCGCTTCGGCGAGCATCCCAGCCCGTTCGACTATGCAGCGCAGGCCGAAGTGCTGATCGTGACGGACGTGCCGCGCGGCGACATTGCCGCGCTCGCGGGCGCCTATGGCAAGCTGATCGAGGCATCGGGCGGCGGCGTGCTCGGCCTGTTCACCGCGATCCGGCGCCTGCGCGCGGTCTATGCCCGCGTCGCGGATCGGCTCGCACGCGGCGGCCTGCCGCTCTATGCCCAGCATGTCGATCCGATCGACACCGGCACGCTGGTCGACATCTTCCGCGACGATCCCGCCGCCTCGCTGCTCGGCACCGATGCGCTGCGCGACGGGGTGGACGTGCCGGGCGAATCGCTGCGGCTGGTGGTGATGGAGCAGGTGCCGTGGTCGCGCCCGACGATCCTGCACCGCGCGCGCAAGCTGGCCGCGCAGGACCAGCCCGGCGGCGGTTCGGCTTACGAGGACAGCCTGATCCGCGCGCGTCTGGCGCAGGCTTTCGGGCGTCTGATCCGCTCGAAAGGCGACAAGGGCCGCTTCGTGGTGCTGTCCTCCGCGTTCCCCTCGCGCCTGCTCTCGGCCTTTCCCGAAGGCACCCCGGTTCACCGCGTCACGCTCGATCAGGCTTTACAGCGCATCGGCGGTCGTGCTTCAGCGGCGGGACCGGATGCGAATGCGGGAACGGGCGAGGTGGCGGATGCCGCTACGCCCCCCTCGATCCAGGACCGTTTTTTCTAG